The following coding sequences lie in one Kribbella sp. NBC_00709 genomic window:
- a CDS encoding TetR/AcrR family transcriptional regulator, which translates to MAFDRDRVLRDAAGLLMRKSGATMDEVARAAGISRATLNRQFAGRDALVRALEELGIAECDDALAAARLDAGPAADAVRRLVRELEPSAGLLAFLYSENQLFEGDGQNEGWARLDDRLVALFRRGQQDGEFRIDLSPVWLAEALYGLLVSGAWSIAEGRVAAKDFTPMISELLLGGAVRRDE; encoded by the coding sequence ATGGCCTTTGATCGGGACCGGGTCCTGCGGGATGCCGCGGGGCTGTTGATGCGGAAGTCCGGGGCGACGATGGACGAGGTCGCCCGGGCCGCCGGGATCAGTCGCGCGACGTTGAACCGGCAGTTCGCCGGGCGGGACGCACTGGTGCGCGCGCTCGAGGAGCTCGGCATCGCCGAGTGCGACGACGCGCTCGCGGCGGCACGCCTCGACGCCGGACCGGCCGCGGATGCGGTACGTCGCCTGGTCCGCGAGCTCGAGCCCTCTGCCGGGCTCCTCGCGTTCCTCTACTCGGAGAACCAGCTCTTCGAAGGCGACGGACAGAACGAGGGCTGGGCCCGACTCGACGACAGGCTGGTCGCGCTGTTCCGGCGCGGTCAGCAGGACGGCGAGTTCCGGATCGACCTGAGCCCGGTCTGGCTGGCCGAGGCGCTGTACGGCCTACTCGTCTCTGGAGCCTGGTCGATCGCCGAAGGCCGGGTGGCAGCAAAAGACTTCACACCAATGATCTCGGAGCTCCTGCTCGGAGGCGCAGTACGGAGAGACGAATGA